In Pedobacter sp. WC2423, the following are encoded in one genomic region:
- a CDS encoding aminoacyl-histidine dipeptidase: MEVENLEPQELWSSFVKLNAVPRASKKEERVIAFMVSFGNDLGLETVTDRTGNVVIKKPATPGMEDRKTVILQSHLDMVHQKNSDTVFNFDEQGIEMFVDEDWVKAKGTTLGADNGIGVAAIMALLASTTIPHPALEAMFTIDEETGMTGAKELDPANFSGTILLNLDTEEDDELTIGCAGGIDTNTNYIYQQESVKALSTAFEITIKGLKGGHSGMDIHKGRANANKLMNRLFFTAAQTISLQLSAVNGGSLRNAIPRESAAVVVVSNTEKAVFEDFVKEYTALLQEEYQTVEPALTVVISETALPAQVMVNADFKKIINTIYAMPNGVFRMSPDIKDLVEASSNLARVIVKDGEFITQSLQRSSVESTKTDVSNAIRAAFENMGSHVAQDGDYPGWKPNPDSDILRLMVRMYETAFGKAPKVDACHAGLECGILGGHLPGMDMISFGPTIRGAHSPDESVQISSVQKFWGFLLSVLKEIPKNIK; this comes from the coding sequence ATGGAAGTTGAAAATTTAGAACCTCAGGAACTCTGGAGTAGCTTTGTGAAGCTGAACGCTGTGCCGCGTGCTTCAAAAAAAGAAGAACGTGTCATTGCATTTATGGTCAGCTTTGGAAATGACCTTGGTCTTGAAACTGTGACCGACCGTACCGGGAATGTAGTCATCAAAAAACCTGCAACTCCAGGCATGGAAGATCGTAAAACAGTGATTTTACAGTCTCACCTTGACATGGTACACCAAAAAAACAGCGATACTGTGTTTAATTTTGACGAACAGGGAATTGAAATGTTTGTGGACGAAGACTGGGTAAAAGCGAAAGGTACCACTTTAGGTGCTGACAATGGTATCGGAGTGGCGGCAATCATGGCTTTATTAGCCTCAACAACGATTCCGCACCCTGCATTGGAAGCTATGTTCACCATTGATGAAGAAACTGGCATGACGGGTGCTAAGGAGCTTGATCCTGCTAATTTTTCCGGAACTATCCTGTTGAACCTGGATACCGAAGAAGATGATGAACTCACCATCGGCTGCGCCGGAGGAATAGATACCAATACAAATTACATTTATCAGCAAGAATCAGTAAAAGCATTAAGTACAGCTTTTGAAATCACCATTAAAGGATTAAAAGGCGGACATTCAGGAATGGATATCCATAAAGGCAGAGCAAATGCAAATAAGTTGATGAACCGTTTATTTTTTACAGCGGCTCAGACTATCAGTTTGCAACTCAGTGCTGTTAATGGTGGAAGTTTAAGAAATGCAATACCAAGAGAATCTGCTGCTGTAGTAGTAGTTTCCAATACTGAAAAGGCAGTATTTGAAGATTTTGTCAAAGAATATACTGCTTTGCTTCAGGAAGAATACCAGACTGTAGAGCCAGCACTGACTGTGGTGATCAGCGAAACTGCTTTACCTGCACAGGTGATGGTGAATGCTGACTTTAAAAAGATCATCAATACAATTTACGCAATGCCAAATGGTGTTTTCAGAATGAGTCCTGATATTAAGGATTTGGTAGAAGCCTCAAGTAACCTGGCCAGAGTGATTGTTAAAGATGGTGAATTTATTACGCAATCTTTACAGCGCAGCAGTGTAGAAAGTACTAAAACAGATGTTTCCAATGCAATCCGTGCTGCTTTTGAAAATATGGGCAGTCATGTTGCTCAGGACGGAGATTATCCTGGATGGAAACCAAACCCTGATTCAGATATTTTACGGTTAATGGTGCGCATGTATGAGACTGCTTTTGGTAAAGCGCCTAAAGTTGATGCTTGTCATGCAGGTCTGGAATGTGGTATTCTTGGTGGTCATTTACCTGGAATGGACATGATTTCCTTTGGTCCGACGATCAGAGGGGCGCATTCTCCGGATGAAAGCGTGCAGATTTCTTCAGTTCAGAAATTCTGGGGCTTCCTGTTAAGCGTATTGAAAGAGATTCCCAAAAACATTAAATAG
- the fabV gene encoding enoyl-ACP reductase FabV, producing the protein MIIAPRIRGFICLTAHPQGCEQNVVNQINYVKSKGAIAGPKRVLVIGASTGFGLASRITSAFGSDASTIGVYFEKPPAPGKTASPGWYNTAAFETKAQEAGLYAKSINGDAFSDEIKQKTLDLIKADLGQIDLVIYSLASPRRTHPKTGVVYNSVLKPIGQGFTNKTVDFHTGVVTDISIQPANEEEIENTVAVMGGEDWGFWIEDLKAAGLLAEGATTVAYSYIGPSVTEAVYRKGTIGRAKDDLEATAFQITEKLKDLNGKAYVSVNKALVTQASSAIPVIPLYISLLYQVMKARGTHEGCIEQIQRLFQDRLYTGGAIPTDEKGRIRVDDLEMDAATQAEVAELWAGISTESLPELGDLAGYKHDFLNLFGFDVAGIDYEAETNEMVEVPGLV; encoded by the coding sequence ATGATTATTGCACCAAGAATACGTGGTTTTATCTGCCTGACTGCTCATCCTCAGGGATGTGAGCAAAATGTTGTCAATCAAATTAATTACGTGAAATCAAAAGGAGCTATTGCCGGCCCTAAACGTGTGCTGGTTATTGGCGCGTCTACAGGATTTGGACTGGCATCAAGAATTACAAGTGCCTTTGGATCGGATGCATCTACCATAGGTGTGTATTTCGAAAAACCACCTGCACCAGGAAAAACCGCTTCACCAGGCTGGTATAACACCGCTGCTTTTGAAACTAAAGCTCAGGAAGCTGGTTTATATGCTAAAAGTATCAATGGTGATGCTTTTTCTGATGAAATCAAACAAAAAACATTAGACTTGATTAAAGCTGATTTAGGTCAGATTGATTTAGTAATCTATAGCCTGGCTTCACCACGCAGAACACATCCTAAAACAGGAGTTGTATACAATTCTGTATTGAAACCAATCGGTCAGGGTTTCACGAATAAAACAGTAGATTTTCATACTGGAGTAGTAACTGATATCTCTATTCAGCCTGCAAACGAAGAAGAAATAGAAAATACTGTTGCGGTAATGGGAGGGGAGGACTGGGGTTTCTGGATCGAAGATCTTAAGGCTGCTGGTTTACTGGCTGAAGGCGCAACTACAGTTGCTTATTCTTATATAGGCCCATCTGTAACTGAAGCGGTTTACCGTAAAGGAACAATCGGACGTGCTAAAGATGACCTGGAGGCTACTGCTTTTCAGATCACTGAAAAATTAAAAGACCTGAACGGAAAGGCATATGTTTCTGTAAACAAAGCTTTGGTAACTCAGGCAAGTTCCGCTATTCCAGTGATTCCATTGTACATTTCATTGCTTTATCAAGTGATGAAAGCAAGAGGAACTCATGAAGGATGTATCGAGCAGATCCAGCGTTTATTCCAGGACAGACTTTATACTGGCGGTGCCATCCCAACTGATGAGAAAGGAAGGATCCGTGTCGATGATCTAGAGATGGATGCTGCAACACAAGCAGAAGTTGCTGAATTATGGGCTGGCATTTCTACAGAAAGTTTACCGGAACTTGGTGACCTTGCTGGTTACAAACATGACTTCCTTAATCTGTTTGGTTTTGATGTAGCCGGAATTGATTATGAAGCTGAAACTAATGAGATGGTAGAAGTGCCGGGATTAGTTTAA
- a CDS encoding MarR family winged helix-turn-helix transcriptional regulator, whose amino-acid sequence MEMLKLEQQLCFPIYALSRQITALYRPLLEKLDLTYPQYLVMLLLWETNKISIKEIGEKLLLDTGTLTPLLKRLEQKKYLTRKRSEEDERIVVIELTGGGLKLKYAAAGIPGALFCALDITEGEMVSLQQKLTGILNTINKHHG is encoded by the coding sequence ATGGAAATGCTTAAACTGGAGCAGCAGCTCTGCTTCCCGATCTACGCTTTGTCAAGACAGATCACCGCTTTGTATCGTCCTTTGCTGGAGAAACTGGATCTCACTTATCCTCAATATTTAGTGATGCTGTTGCTTTGGGAGACCAATAAAATCAGCATTAAGGAAATTGGTGAAAAGCTTTTGCTGGATACCGGAACTTTAACGCCGTTATTGAAAAGACTGGAACAAAAAAAATATCTGACCAGGAAAAGAAGTGAAGAAGATGAGCGGATTGTAGTGATAGAGCTGACCGGTGGCGGATTGAAATTGAAGTATGCTGCGGCCGGAATCCCGGGTGCTTTGTTTTGCGCTCTGGATATTACAGAAGGCGAAATGGTCAGTCTTCAACAAAAACTAACAGGAATTTTAAATACAATAAATAAACATCATGGATAA
- a CDS encoding phosphatase PAP2-related protein yields the protein MQTKQLTWQFAWAYPAFRVKFILGILMMILILFYIQDFFLFIQARNGVLMDDWVLSRLPARDVSRYIFLIINPAVGFFIWRIIRNSSMCITALWGYIFFCLARMITILLIPLDPPVNLVHLTDPFLALIYGSNMITKDLFFSGHTATLCLIGLCLENKTEKMIIFFATAILAVLLLIQHVHYTADVIAAPVFSYLFWYLGKTIAKI from the coding sequence ATGCAAACTAAACAGCTGACCTGGCAGTTCGCCTGGGCGTATCCTGCCTTTAGGGTGAAATTTATATTGGGCATCTTAATGATGATCCTGATACTTTTTTACATACAGGATTTTTTCTTGTTTATACAGGCCAGAAATGGAGTGCTGATGGATGACTGGGTATTGAGCCGTTTACCAGCCCGGGATGTATCCCGCTATATCTTCTTGATCATTAATCCGGCGGTGGGTTTTTTCATCTGGAGAATAATCAGAAATTCTTCGATGTGCATCACTGCATTGTGGGGGTATATTTTTTTCTGCCTGGCCAGGATGATTACGATTTTGCTGATCCCGCTCGATCCGCCGGTCAATCTTGTTCATCTCACAGATCCTTTTTTAGCCCTCATTTACGGATCAAATATGATTACTAAAGATCTGTTCTTTTCCGGCCATACAGCTACCTTATGTCTTATCGGGCTTTGTCTGGAAAATAAAACCGAAAAAATGATCATTTTCTTTGCTACGGCCATATTAGCTGTTTTATTATTAATTCAGCATGTACATTATACCGCAGATGTGATTGCAGCACCAGTATTCAGTTACCTGTTCTGGTATCTTGGCAAAACAATAGCAAAGATATAA